In Anopheles gambiae chromosome 2, idAnoGambNW_F1_1, whole genome shotgun sequence, a single window of DNA contains:
- the LOC11175968 gene encoding uncharacterized protein LOC11175968 isoform X2, which yields MWSKIFLATFLLGLTLAEKKNVTEKSVEALGGTKEKRQTEHETRSVPLSLIDNRRQHALHHHQQQQQQQQQEYYQSEEGSFYAAQPSAGQPSIAYKSAGAAHKPATSQEQPQYQELPPEYISLLHQLAEHQPKAAALKQGKAVGQHYEPQSHPQHAKPSQVQYITEEEYAQLLKQAQHQQHGPAPAHHQHQHQHQPQPQGLQAYGRPSSHPGAPPASHKYRPAIQLLETAEDQPGAYGQADGEQYRIQYKSIQQAGTVTPVPKPVSSFSFENELAKLVESNRPLAYHAVPHHPGRQHDAQHHEAPQRYAGPTPSPQSHEYTYVQAGPGREHGAPQQPPKQSIKAQYIAPFAQGLPLNGPKISPAHLQVGPQKFVDSSPPAQKYQFIAQPESGPSKAHHQHHHQQQQPQHQQQQHHHHHAPAHQGQQYFAEVSPKQQAGTPSPKIQYYVPKEKNVQIYYQQAQQQQQAAIEQHSPQHPMKIVEAPQLQNEKPQKTVQSHHRTKPAEQQQVHQHRYGAREKQPESDESHAPSRSSIFVSQSTGVNQATAAATPAPSAHPHKIPPKIDRPLTQEEFQALVDAGYSVVPVPVPVPVPISQYQQQQQQQQAAAAHHAGHAGVPHPGPRGGPHPTPAAVARQAAQASRYHLHQLATAENNPNQVVTYLRPLHLDPFSAGVRGPHKAAP from the exons ATGTGGTCCAAAATATTCCTAG CAACATTCCTGCTAGGGTTGACGCTGGCAGAGAAGAAGAACGTGACCGAAAAGTCGGTGGAAGCGCTCGGCGGCACAAAGGAAAAGCGTCAGACGGAGCACGAAACGCGCTCGGTTCCGCTGTCCCTAATTGACAACCGTCGCCAGCATGCTCTGcatcaccatcagcaacagcagcaacagcaacagcaggagtACTATCAGAGTGAGGAAGGTTCATTCTATGCAGCCCAGCCGAGTGCTGGTCAACCATCGATCGCCTACAAATCGGCCGGTGCCGCTCACAAACCCGCCACCTCACAGGAACAACCGCAGTACCAGGAG TTACCTCCCGAGTACATCAGCTTGTTGCATCAGCTTGCCGAGCATCAGCCAAAAGCGGCTGCATTGAAACAAGGCAAGGCCGTCGGCCAGCATTACGAGCCCCAAAGCCACCCGCAGCATGCGAAACCCAGCCAGGTTCAGTACATTACCGAGGAGGAGTATGCACAGCTGTTAAAGCAAGcccaacaccaacagcacgGTCCAGCCCCAgctcatcatcagcatcagcaccagcaccaaccACAGCCCCAGGGTCTTCAGGCGTACGGAAGACCATCGTCTCACCCAGGTGCCCCTCCAG CGTCTCACAAGTATCGCCCCGCAATCCAGCTGCTAGAGACGGCCGAAGACCAACCGGGAGCGTACGGACAGGCGGACGGTGAGCAGTACCGTATCCAGTACAAGAGCATCCAGCAGGCCGGTACAGTGACACCAGTCCCCAAGCCAGTTAGCTCCTTTTCCTTCGAAAACGAACTCGCTAAATTGGTAGAGTCGAATCGGCCGCTAGCGTATCATGCGGTCCCGCATCACCCCGGTCGCCAGCACGATGCGCAACATCACGAAGCTCCCCAACGGTACGCCGGTCCTACGCCCAGTCCTCAGTCGCACGAGTACACCTACGTCCAGGCTGGACCAGGTCGTGAGCACGGTGCACCGCAGCAGCCGCCAAAGCAATCGATCAAGGCGCAGTATATTGCCCCATTCGCGCAAGGTTTGCCGCTAAACGGGCCGAAGATCAGCCCCGCTCATCTGCAGGTGGGACCGCAAAAGTTCGTTGACAGTTCCCCGCCTGCCCAGAAGTATCAGTTCATCGCTCAACCTGAGTCGGGTCCATCGAAGgcacatcatcagcatcatcatcaacagcagcagccgcagcatcagcaacagcagcatcatcatcatcatgctccGGCCCACCAGGGACAGCAGTACTTTGCTGAGGTATCGCCCAAGCAGCAAGCGGGAACTCCCTCGCCCAAAATTCAGTACTACGTGCCCAAGGAGAAGAACGTGCAGATATACTACCAGCaagcgcaacagcagcaacaggccGCAATCGAGCAGCACTCGCCCCAGCATCCGATGAAGATCGTGGAGGCACCTCAGCTACAGAACGAGAAGCCACAGAAAACGGTTCAATCGCACCATCGCACGAAACCCgctgagcagcagcaagttCACCAGCATCGTTATGGAGCGCGCGAAAAGCAGCCGGAATCGGATGAATCCCACGCACCGTCCCGTTCGTCCATCTTTGTGTCGCAGTCGACCGGAGTAAACCAAGCGACGGCAGCAGCCACGCCGGCACCCTCGGCCCACCCCCACAAGATTCCACCGAAAATTGACCGTCCACTCACGCAGGAAGAATTCCAGGCTCTGGTCGATGCCGGCTACTCAGTAGTGCCGGTTCCAGTGCCCGTTCCAGTGCCAATCTCGCaataccagcagcaacagcagcagcagcaggctgcCGCAGCCCATCACGCCGGACATGCCGGTGTTCCACATCCAGGACCTCGTGGTGGACCGCATCCTACACCGGCCGCTGTTGCCCGACAGGCCGCTCAGGCTTCCCGCTACCATCTGCACCAGCTAGCGACGGCAGAGAACAACCCGAATCAGGTCGTCACCTACCTACGCCCACTGCATCTCGATCCCTTTTCGGCCGGTGTTCGAGGACCGCATAAAGCTGCTCCCTAA
- the LOC11175968 gene encoding uncharacterized protein LOC11175968 isoform X1 — translation MWSKIFLATFLLGLTLAEKKNVTEKSVEALGGTKEKRQTEHETRSVPLSLIDNRRQHALHHHQQQQQQQQQEYYQSEEGSFYAAQPSAGQPSIAYKSAGAAHKPATSQEQPQYQELPPEYISLLHQLAEHQPKAAALKQGKAVGQHYEPQSHPQHAKPSQVQYITEEEYAQLLKQAQHQQHGPAPAHHQHQHQHQPQPQGLQAYGRPSSHPGAPPAAASHKYRPAIQLLETAEDQPGAYGQADGEQYRIQYKSIQQAGTVTPVPKPVSSFSFENELAKLVESNRPLAYHAVPHHPGRQHDAQHHEAPQRYAGPTPSPQSHEYTYVQAGPGREHGAPQQPPKQSIKAQYIAPFAQGLPLNGPKISPAHLQVGPQKFVDSSPPAQKYQFIAQPESGPSKAHHQHHHQQQQPQHQQQQHHHHHAPAHQGQQYFAEVSPKQQAGTPSPKIQYYVPKEKNVQIYYQQAQQQQQAAIEQHSPQHPMKIVEAPQLQNEKPQKTVQSHHRTKPAEQQQVHQHRYGAREKQPESDESHAPSRSSIFVSQSTGVNQATAAATPAPSAHPHKIPPKIDRPLTQEEFQALVDAGYSVVPVPVPVPVPISQYQQQQQQQQAAAAHHAGHAGVPHPGPRGGPHPTPAAVARQAAQASRYHLHQLATAENNPNQVVTYLRPLHLDPFSAGVRGPHKAAP, via the exons ATGTGGTCCAAAATATTCCTAG CAACATTCCTGCTAGGGTTGACGCTGGCAGAGAAGAAGAACGTGACCGAAAAGTCGGTGGAAGCGCTCGGCGGCACAAAGGAAAAGCGTCAGACGGAGCACGAAACGCGCTCGGTTCCGCTGTCCCTAATTGACAACCGTCGCCAGCATGCTCTGcatcaccatcagcaacagcagcaacagcaacagcaggagtACTATCAGAGTGAGGAAGGTTCATTCTATGCAGCCCAGCCGAGTGCTGGTCAACCATCGATCGCCTACAAATCGGCCGGTGCCGCTCACAAACCCGCCACCTCACAGGAACAACCGCAGTACCAGGAG TTACCTCCCGAGTACATCAGCTTGTTGCATCAGCTTGCCGAGCATCAGCCAAAAGCGGCTGCATTGAAACAAGGCAAGGCCGTCGGCCAGCATTACGAGCCCCAAAGCCACCCGCAGCATGCGAAACCCAGCCAGGTTCAGTACATTACCGAGGAGGAGTATGCACAGCTGTTAAAGCAAGcccaacaccaacagcacgGTCCAGCCCCAgctcatcatcagcatcagcaccagcaccaaccACAGCCCCAGGGTCTTCAGGCGTACGGAAGACCATCGTCTCACCCAGGTGCCCCTCCAG CTGCAGCGTCTCACAAGTATCGCCCCGCAATCCAGCTGCTAGAGACGGCCGAAGACCAACCGGGAGCGTACGGACAGGCGGACGGTGAGCAGTACCGTATCCAGTACAAGAGCATCCAGCAGGCCGGTACAGTGACACCAGTCCCCAAGCCAGTTAGCTCCTTTTCCTTCGAAAACGAACTCGCTAAATTGGTAGAGTCGAATCGGCCGCTAGCGTATCATGCGGTCCCGCATCACCCCGGTCGCCAGCACGATGCGCAACATCACGAAGCTCCCCAACGGTACGCCGGTCCTACGCCCAGTCCTCAGTCGCACGAGTACACCTACGTCCAGGCTGGACCAGGTCGTGAGCACGGTGCACCGCAGCAGCCGCCAAAGCAATCGATCAAGGCGCAGTATATTGCCCCATTCGCGCAAGGTTTGCCGCTAAACGGGCCGAAGATCAGCCCCGCTCATCTGCAGGTGGGACCGCAAAAGTTCGTTGACAGTTCCCCGCCTGCCCAGAAGTATCAGTTCATCGCTCAACCTGAGTCGGGTCCATCGAAGgcacatcatcagcatcatcatcaacagcagcagccgcagcatcagcaacagcagcatcatcatcatcatgctccGGCCCACCAGGGACAGCAGTACTTTGCTGAGGTATCGCCCAAGCAGCAAGCGGGAACTCCCTCGCCCAAAATTCAGTACTACGTGCCCAAGGAGAAGAACGTGCAGATATACTACCAGCaagcgcaacagcagcaacaggccGCAATCGAGCAGCACTCGCCCCAGCATCCGATGAAGATCGTGGAGGCACCTCAGCTACAGAACGAGAAGCCACAGAAAACGGTTCAATCGCACCATCGCACGAAACCCgctgagcagcagcaagttCACCAGCATCGTTATGGAGCGCGCGAAAAGCAGCCGGAATCGGATGAATCCCACGCACCGTCCCGTTCGTCCATCTTTGTGTCGCAGTCGACCGGAGTAAACCAAGCGACGGCAGCAGCCACGCCGGCACCCTCGGCCCACCCCCACAAGATTCCACCGAAAATTGACCGTCCACTCACGCAGGAAGAATTCCAGGCTCTGGTCGATGCCGGCTACTCAGTAGTGCCGGTTCCAGTGCCCGTTCCAGTGCCAATCTCGCaataccagcagcaacagcagcagcagcaggctgcCGCAGCCCATCACGCCGGACATGCCGGTGTTCCACATCCAGGACCTCGTGGTGGACCGCATCCTACACCGGCCGCTGTTGCCCGACAGGCCGCTCAGGCTTCCCGCTACCATCTGCACCAGCTAGCGACGGCAGAGAACAACCCGAATCAGGTCGTCACCTACCTACGCCCACTGCATCTCGATCCCTTTTCGGCCGGTGTTCGAGGACCGCATAAAGCTGCTCCCTAA
- the LOC1274092 gene encoding uncharacterized protein LOC1274092 isoform X2 has protein sequence MSNFTTFRTLATIGRNTLGRFQYCAFSYPNQYGVNRFYSQSTTTQTDGTMEDYKNAKSVYDFTVKDSQGADVSLEKYRGKVLLIVNIASQCGLTKGNYAELTELSQKYADKDFKILSFPCNQFGGQMPEGDGEEMVCHLRSAKAEVGDVFAKIDVNGDGAHPLYKYLKHKQGGTLGDSIKWNFAKFLVNKDGQPVDRYAPTTSPSSIVKDIDKLLG, from the exons atgtcgAATTTCACAACTTTCCGTACGCTAGCCACAATCGGACGTAATACGCTCGGGCGATTTCAGTATTGTGCGTTCTCGTATCCAAATCAA TACGGAGTAAATCGGTTCTACAGTCAGTCTACGACAACGCAAACCGACGGCACGATGGAAGACTACAAGAATGCTAAATCGGTGTACGACTTCACGGTGAAGGATTCGCAAGGGGCCGACGTCAGCCTGGAGAAGTACCGTGGCAAGGTGCTGCTAATCGTCAACATTGCCTCCCAGTGCGGGCTAACCAAGGGCAATTATGCCGAGCTGACCGAGCTATCGCAGAAGTACGCGGATAAGG ATTTCAAAATTTTGTCCTTCCCCTGCAATCAGTTCGGTGGCCAAATGCCGGAAGGCGACGGAGAGGAAATGGTGTGTCATCTTCGCTCGGCCAAAGCGGAAGTAGGAGACGTTTTCGCTAAG ATCGATGTAAACGGTGACGGCGCACATCCGCTCTACAAATATCTCAAGCACAAGCAGGGTGGCACTTTGGGTGATTCGATCAAGTGGAACTTTGCCAAGTTTTTGGTAAACAAGGACGGTCAGCCGGTGGATCGCTATGCGCCTACAACGTCGCCCAGCAGCATTGTGAAGGACATTGATAAGCTGCTGGGCTAG
- the LOC1274092 gene encoding uncharacterized protein LOC1274092 isoform X1 — translation MSNFTTFRTLATIGRNTLGRFQYCAFSYPNQYGVNRFYSQSTTTQTDGTMEDYKNAKSVYDFTVKDSQGADVSLEKYRGKVLLIVNIASQCGLTKGNYAELTELSQKYADKDFKILSFPCNQFGGQMPEGDGEEMVCHLRSAKAEVGDVFAKIKVNGDDADPLYKYLKHKQGGILGDSIKWNFSKFLVNKDGQPVDRYAPTTSPKSIVKDIDKLLEA, via the exons atgtcgAATTTCACAACTTTCCGTACGCTAGCCACAATCGGACGTAATACGCTCGGGCGATTTCAGTATTGTGCGTTCTCGTATCCAAATCAA TACGGAGTAAATCGGTTCTACAGTCAGTCTACGACAACGCAAACCGACGGCACGATGGAAGACTACAAGAATGCTAAATCGGTGTACGACTTCACGGTGAAGGATTCGCAAGGGGCCGACGTCAGCCTGGAGAAGTACCGTGGCAAGGTGCTGCTAATCGTCAACATTGCCTCCCAGTGCGGGCTAACCAAGGGCAATTATGCCGAGCTGACCGAGCTATCGCAGAAGTACGCGGATAAGG ATTTCAAAATTTTGTCCTTCCCCTGCAATCAGTTCGGTGGCCAAATGCCGGAAGGCGACGGAGAGGAAATGGTGTGTCATCTTCGCTCGGCCAAAGCGGAAGTAGGAGACGTTTTCGCTAAG ATTAAGGTGAACGGAGACGATGCGGATCCGTTGTACAAATATTTGAAGCACAAGCAGGGTGGAATTCTGGGTGATTCAATTAAATGGAATTTCTCCAAGTTCCTGGTAAACAAGGACGGACAGCCGGTGGACCGCTACGCACCGACCACGTCGCCTAAGAGTATCGTTAAGGATATCGATAAGCTGCTGGAAGCGTAG
- the LOC1274092 gene encoding uncharacterized protein LOC1274092 isoform X4, with amino-acid sequence MFSTKSVLLFVVGVLIAYGVNRFYSQSTTTQTDGTMEDYKNAKSVYDFTVKDSQGADVSLEKYRGKVLLIVNIASQCGLTKGNYAELTELSQKYADKDFKILSFPCNQFGGQMPEGDGEEMVCHLRSAKAEVGDVFAKIDVNGDGAHPLYKYLKHKQGGTLGDSIKWNFAKFLVNKDGQPVDRYAPTTSPSSIVKDIDKLLG; translated from the exons ATGTTTTCGACGAAAAGTGTCCTTCTGTTCGTAGTGGGTGTATTAATAGCA TACGGAGTAAATCGGTTCTACAGTCAGTCTACGACAACGCAAACCGACGGCACGATGGAAGACTACAAGAATGCTAAATCGGTGTACGACTTCACGGTGAAGGATTCGCAAGGGGCCGACGTCAGCCTGGAGAAGTACCGTGGCAAGGTGCTGCTAATCGTCAACATTGCCTCCCAGTGCGGGCTAACCAAGGGCAATTATGCCGAGCTGACCGAGCTATCGCAGAAGTACGCGGATAAGG ATTTCAAAATTTTGTCCTTCCCCTGCAATCAGTTCGGTGGCCAAATGCCGGAAGGCGACGGAGAGGAAATGGTGTGTCATCTTCGCTCGGCCAAAGCGGAAGTAGGAGACGTTTTCGCTAAG ATCGATGTAAACGGTGACGGCGCACATCCGCTCTACAAATATCTCAAGCACAAGCAGGGTGGCACTTTGGGTGATTCGATCAAGTGGAACTTTGCCAAGTTTTTGGTAAACAAGGACGGTCAGCCGGTGGATCGCTATGCGCCTACAACGTCGCCCAGCAGCATTGTGAAGGACATTGATAAGCTGCTGGGCTAG
- the LOC1274092 gene encoding uncharacterized protein LOC1274092 isoform X3: protein MFSTKSVLLFVVGVLIAYGVNRFYSQSTTTQTDGTMEDYKNAKSVYDFTVKDSQGADVSLEKYRGKVLLIVNIASQCGLTKGNYAELTELSQKYADKDFKILSFPCNQFGGQMPEGDGEEMVCHLRSAKAEVGDVFAKIKVNGDDADPLYKYLKHKQGGILGDSIKWNFSKFLVNKDGQPVDRYAPTTSPKSIVKDIDKLLEA from the exons ATGTTTTCGACGAAAAGTGTCCTTCTGTTCGTAGTGGGTGTATTAATAGCA TACGGAGTAAATCGGTTCTACAGTCAGTCTACGACAACGCAAACCGACGGCACGATGGAAGACTACAAGAATGCTAAATCGGTGTACGACTTCACGGTGAAGGATTCGCAAGGGGCCGACGTCAGCCTGGAGAAGTACCGTGGCAAGGTGCTGCTAATCGTCAACATTGCCTCCCAGTGCGGGCTAACCAAGGGCAATTATGCCGAGCTGACCGAGCTATCGCAGAAGTACGCGGATAAGG ATTTCAAAATTTTGTCCTTCCCCTGCAATCAGTTCGGTGGCCAAATGCCGGAAGGCGACGGAGAGGAAATGGTGTGTCATCTTCGCTCGGCCAAAGCGGAAGTAGGAGACGTTTTCGCTAAG ATTAAGGTGAACGGAGACGATGCGGATCCGTTGTACAAATATTTGAAGCACAAGCAGGGTGGAATTCTGGGTGATTCAATTAAATGGAATTTCTCCAAGTTCCTGGTAAACAAGGACGGACAGCCGGTGGACCGCTACGCACCGACCACGTCGCCTAAGAGTATCGTTAAGGATATCGATAAGCTGCTGGAAGCGTAG
- the LOC1274093 gene encoding glutathione peroxidase, protein MQSPPEKAKSIFEFTVTDLNGNEVSLDRYQGSVCLIVNFSTKDATFEKVLSLLTPLFRKYHNDTRKDLNVLFFPCFQFGSKESPDEIVQRFESSTDSSGMIGEIFTEIEVNGSKAPGLYKYLKAKKPGNCGGFINSNFTIFLTDRQGVPVERLNAGIHPYTLEDMVENLLR, encoded by the exons ATGCAGTCACCACCGGAAAAAGCAAAATCAATTTTTGAATTTACCGTCACCGATCTGAACGGTAATGAGGTTTCGCTCGACCGCTACCAGGGATCGGTGTGCCTAATCGTGAACTTCTCTACCAAGGATGCCACCTTTGAGAAGGTGTTGAGTCTTCTCACGCCTCTGTTCCGAAAGTATCACAACGACACCCGAAAAG ATTTGAACGTCCTCTTCTTCCCATGCTTCCAATTCGGCTCCAAAGAATCGCCGGACGAAATCGTACAGCGCTTCGAGAGCAGCACCGATAGCAGCGGTATGATCGGTGAGATTTTCACCGAGATTGAG GTGAACGGCTCGAAAGCCCCCGGACTGTACAAGTATCTGAAGGCGAAAAAACCGGGCAACTGCGGAGGATTTATCAACAGCAACTTTACCATCTTTCTTACCGACCGCCAAGGCGTACCGGTGGAAAGGTTAAATGCTGGAATTCATCCTTACACGCTCGAGGACATGGTCGAGAATTTGTTACGCTAA